The following are from one region of the Sardina pilchardus chromosome 4, fSarPil1.1, whole genome shotgun sequence genome:
- the sap18 gene encoding histone deacetylase complex subunit SAP18 has protein sequence MAVESRVTQEEIKKEPEKPVDREKTCPLLLRVFTTNNGRHHRIDEFARGNVPSSELQIYTWMDATLKELTSLVKEVYPDARKKGTHFGFAIVYPDPKRQGYRVKDIGSTISGRKGADDSMTLQSQRFQIGDYLDIAITPPNRTPAVPGRMRPY, from the exons ATGGCTGTGGAATCCAGAGTTACACaagaagaaataaagaaagaaccCGAGAAACCCGTCGATAGGGAAAAG ACCTGCCCACTTCTTCTGCGAGTGTTCACAACCAACAATGGCAGGCATCATAGAATAGACGAGTTTGCCCGTGGAAATGTCCCCTCAAGTGAACTACAGATCTATACATG GATGGATGCCACCCTAAAAGAACTGACGAGTTTAGTGAAGGAGGTCTACCCTGATGCTCGAAAAAAAGGCACTCACTTTGGTTTTGCTATTGTGTATCCAGATCCGAAACGGCAAGGCTATAG GGTTAAAGATATAGGAAGCACCATATCGGGCCGAAAAGGAGCAGACGACTCCATGACACTGCAGTCCCAGCGCTTTCAAATAGGAGACTACCTGGACATCGCCATAACGCCACCCAATAGGACGCCAGCTGTGCCTGGCCGCATGAGGCCTTACTGA
- the LOC134078500 gene encoding uncharacterized protein LOC134078500 has translation MVHTCVVAGCRNRRTPGTTLSFYRFPRDPERKQRWIAAVNRKGWVPNDGSRLCSTHFISGKQVKNPRSPDYVPSVFTTAASLSETMKEAGTFELSDKQEAQVEAANALLFLQCQGRFTGEMVQNQGQDQDPEEPETTSSSTSSDDEDEDEDDSDEMGQMSDCKGKAEKLCRSASTRFIDYEASLKALRRENRALRESVEKMSLTEASLRNDPEKVCFYTGLPNYFVFETVMWLLAPHMKGDKNSKLSKFQQLLLTLMRLRLDLRNQDLAYRFGVKVATVTRTVHRIINIMSATLVPTAVFWPSRVELRKNLPAALKATHPDCAVIIDCFRVSLERPIDSELNQQIPTTADGRILYTPRASGANELKYLIGVAPQGVVTFVSRGSPGNVSDKCLAEGCGFLCKLLPGDVVLADHDLDIAESVAARGAQLKVTGSSGVIHGEGFPEMSRAPWTANNTITPERLSVHRHVEKVISMVKKRYAILTGPVESPFTAVDRASSMTTFDKIVQVACALNNLCISAAPLE, from the exons ATGGTTCACACGTGCGTGGTGGCTGGTTGTCGGAATCGGAGAACACCCGGGACCACTCTATCCTTTTATCGGTTTCCTCGTGACCCAGAAAGGAAACAGCGTTGGATAGCTGCTGTGAATAGAAAGGGATGGGTGCCAAACGACGGGAGTAGGCTGTGTAGTACCCACTTCATCTCAG gtAAACAGGTGAAGAATCCCCGGTCACCGGATTATGTTCCCTCAGTTTTCACCACTGCAGCCTCCTTGTCCGAGACCATGAAAGAAGCCGGCACGTTTGAACTGTCAGACAAACAGGAGGCGCAGGTGGAAGCAGCCAATGCCTTGCTCTTCCTCCAGTGCCAAGGCAGGTTTACGGGGGAGATGGTCCAGAACCAAGGGCAGGATCAGGACCCTGAGGAGCCTGAGACCACATCTTCGTCCACGAGCAGCGATGACGAGGACGAAGATGAAGACGACAGTGATGAGATGGGCCAGATGAGTGACTGCAAAGGCAAAGCCGAGAAGCTGTGTAGAAGTGCCTCAACTCGGTTCATTGACTACGAAGCCAGCCTGAAAGCCCTGAGGAGGGAGAACCGGGCCCTGCGGGAGTCTGTGGAGAAGATGTCCCTCACTGAGGCGTCGCTCCGGAACGATCCGGAGAAGGTATGCTTCTACACGGGGCTTCCGAACTACTTTGTCTTCGAGACGGTCATGTGGCTGCTGGCCCCACACATGAAGGGGGACAAGAACTCCAAGCTCTCCAAGTTCCAGCAGCTGCTCCTGACGCTCATGAGGCTCCGGTTAGACCTGCGGAACCAGGACTTGGCCTACCGCTTCGGTGTGAAGGTTGCCACGGTGACCCGCACGGTCCACAGGATCATCAACATAATGTCCGCCACCCTTGTGCCCACCGCTGTCTTCTGGCCCTCCCGGGTGGAACTGAGGAAGAACCTTCCGGCAGCTCTGAAGGCCACGCATCCGGACTGTGCTGTGATCATTGACTGCTTCAGGGTTTCCTTGGAGAGGCCGATCGACTCTGAGCTGAACCAGCAGATCCCCACCACTGCAGATGGGAGGATACTCTACACCCCTCGGGCGTCTGGGGCTAACGAGCTCAAGTACCTCATTGGTGTCGCCCCACAGGGAGTGGTTACATTTGTGTCGCGAGGGTCGCCCGGCAACGTGAGCGACAAGTGCCTGGCAGAAGGGTGTGGCTTCCTCTGCAAGCTCCTCCCAGGGGACGTGGTGCTGGCTGATCACGACCTGGACATCGCAGAGTCGGTGGCGGCACGTGGCGCACAGCTGAAAGTCACCGGCTCCAGCGGCGTCATCCACGGTGAGGGTTTTCCAGAGATGAGCCGTGCTCCGTGGACCGCCAACAACACCATCACACCAGAGAGACTCAGTGTCCACAGACACGTGGAGAAGGTCATCTCCATGGTGAAGAAGAGGTACGCCATCCTCACGGGTCCAGTGGAGAGCCCATTCACCGCTGTTGACCGAGCCTCCAGCATGACCACGTTTGACAAGATAGTGCAGGTGGCCTGTGCCTTAAACAACCTGTGCATCTCGGCAGCTCCTCTTGAGTAA